A window of Xiphophorus hellerii strain 12219 chromosome 19, Xiphophorus_hellerii-4.1, whole genome shotgun sequence contains these coding sequences:
- the tbpl2 gene encoding TATA box-binding protein-like 2 isoform X1 produces MVEEELDLQTSLKQSHASSTNSQNSSNLLGETETSGRLSDDLDLSFLPDDLGNQSSTTTVLATAATNQNAELDVLEDSGINLDDNLHNMAAVKRQVTVNLGSESNASPFCPMTPMTPMTPMTPMTPMTPVTEKSGIIPQLQNIVSTVNLGCPLELKFIALQARNAEYNPKVVYSTVYFLIFSLYVFNLLIFTHFYQRFAAVIMRIREPRTTALIFSSGKMVCTGAKSEEQSRLAARKYARVVQKLGFPARFLDFKIQNMVASCDVCFPIRLEGLVLTHQQFSSYEPELFPGLIYRMVKPRIVLLIFVSGKVVLTGAKERAEIYEAFENIYPILKGFRKQ; encoded by the exons ATGGTTGAGGAGGAGCTTGATCTTCAAACTTCTCTCAAACAGTCACATGCATCAAGCACCAACTCACAGAATTCATCCAACCTATTGGGTGAAACTGAAACAAGTGGCAGGTTGAGTGACGATCTAGACCTCAGCTTCCTACCTGATGACCTCGGCAATCAAAGCTCTACTACCACAG tccTAGCTACAGCAGCCACAAATCAAAATGCTGAGCTTGATGTTTTGGAGGACAGTGGCATAAATCTGGATGATAATTTGCACAATATGGCTGCAGTGAAACGTCAAGTGACAGTCAATTTGGGATCAGAGAGCAATGCTTCCCCGTTCTGTCCTATGACTCCAATGACCCCGATGACTCCAATGACCCCGATGACTCCAATGACCCCTGTGACAGAGAAATCGGGAATCATTCCACAGCTACA AAACATTGTCTCCACTGTAAACCTTGGCTGTCCGTTGGAGCTAAAATTCATTGCACTGCAAGCCAGAAATGCAGAGTACAATCCAAAGGTGGTATACTCCACTGTTTACTTTCTCATTTTCAgtctttatgtatttaatttattaattttcacCCATTTTTACCAGCGCTTTGCAGCTGTAATCATGAGGATCCGTGAGCCTCGAACAACAGCACTGATCTTCAGCTCAGGGAAGATGGTCTGTACAGGAGCCAAAAG TGAGGAGCAGTCCCGTCTGGCAGCAAGGAAATATGCCCGGGTGGTCCAGAAACTTGGCTTCCCTGCCCGGTTTCTCGACTTTAAGATTCAGAACATGGTGGCCAGCTGCGATGTCTGCTTCCCCATCAGACTGGAAGGACTGGTTCTCACCCACCAACAATTCAGCAG TTATGAGCCTGAGTTATTCCCAGGACTTATCTACCGGATGGTGAAACCTCGTATTGTCCTGCTCATCTTCGTATCTGGGAAGGTGGTTTTGACTG GAGCTAAAGAACGTGCAGAGATCTACGAAGCCTTTGAGAACATTTATCCCATCCTGAAAGGCTTTAGAAAGCAGTGA
- the tbpl2 gene encoding TATA box-binding protein-like 2 isoform X2 — translation MVEEELDLQTSLKQSHASSTNSQNSSNLLGETETSGRLSDDLDLSFLPDDLGNQSSTTTVLATAATNQNAELDVLEDSGINLDDNLHNMAAVKRQVTVNLGSESNASPFCPMTPMTPMTPMTPMTPMTPVTEKSGIIPQLQNIVSTVNLGCPLELKFIALQARNAEYNPKRFAAVIMRIREPRTTALIFSSGKMVCTGAKSEEQSRLAARKYARVVQKLGFPARFLDFKIQNMVASCDVCFPIRLEGLVLTHQQFSSYEPELFPGLIYRMVKPRIVLLIFVSGKVVLTGAKERAEIYEAFENIYPILKGFRKQ, via the exons ATGGTTGAGGAGGAGCTTGATCTTCAAACTTCTCTCAAACAGTCACATGCATCAAGCACCAACTCACAGAATTCATCCAACCTATTGGGTGAAACTGAAACAAGTGGCAGGTTGAGTGACGATCTAGACCTCAGCTTCCTACCTGATGACCTCGGCAATCAAAGCTCTACTACCACAG tccTAGCTACAGCAGCCACAAATCAAAATGCTGAGCTTGATGTTTTGGAGGACAGTGGCATAAATCTGGATGATAATTTGCACAATATGGCTGCAGTGAAACGTCAAGTGACAGTCAATTTGGGATCAGAGAGCAATGCTTCCCCGTTCTGTCCTATGACTCCAATGACCCCGATGACTCCAATGACCCCGATGACTCCAATGACCCCTGTGACAGAGAAATCGGGAATCATTCCACAGCTACA AAACATTGTCTCCACTGTAAACCTTGGCTGTCCGTTGGAGCTAAAATTCATTGCACTGCAAGCCAGAAATGCAGAGTACAATCCAAAG CGCTTTGCAGCTGTAATCATGAGGATCCGTGAGCCTCGAACAACAGCACTGATCTTCAGCTCAGGGAAGATGGTCTGTACAGGAGCCAAAAG TGAGGAGCAGTCCCGTCTGGCAGCAAGGAAATATGCCCGGGTGGTCCAGAAACTTGGCTTCCCTGCCCGGTTTCTCGACTTTAAGATTCAGAACATGGTGGCCAGCTGCGATGTCTGCTTCCCCATCAGACTGGAAGGACTGGTTCTCACCCACCAACAATTCAGCAG TTATGAGCCTGAGTTATTCCCAGGACTTATCTACCGGATGGTGAAACCTCGTATTGTCCTGCTCATCTTCGTATCTGGGAAGGTGGTTTTGACTG GAGCTAAAGAACGTGCAGAGATCTACGAAGCCTTTGAGAACATTTATCCCATCCTGAAAGGCTTTAGAAAGCAGTGA